A region from the Lysobacter antibioticus genome encodes:
- the gmk gene encoding guanylate kinase, with protein MRGTLYIVAAPSGAGKSSIVNAVLARDPNIRLSISFTSRQPRPGERHAEHYHFVSAQEFEAMVEAGDFFEYARVHGDWKGSARQSVEPFLAAGKDVLLEIDWQGARQVRSKVPDAVSVFILPPSRQALESRMRTRGQDSEATIRQRLDAAREEMSHYGEFDYVIVNEVFDTAVEEMCAIFLASRLRREPQVARHSRLITALLADEG; from the coding sequence ATGCGCGGAACCCTTTACATCGTCGCGGCCCCGTCCGGGGCCGGAAAATCCAGCATCGTCAACGCCGTGCTGGCGCGCGATCCCAACATCCGCCTGTCGATCTCGTTCACCTCGCGCCAGCCGCGTCCGGGCGAGCGCCATGCCGAGCACTACCACTTCGTCAGCGCGCAGGAGTTCGAGGCGATGGTCGAGGCCGGCGATTTCTTCGAGTACGCCCGCGTCCACGGCGATTGGAAAGGCTCGGCGCGGCAGTCGGTCGAGCCCTTCCTGGCCGCCGGCAAGGACGTGTTGCTGGAGATCGACTGGCAGGGTGCGCGCCAGGTCCGGTCCAAGGTGCCGGATGCGGTCAGCGTGTTCATCCTGCCGCCGTCGCGGCAGGCGCTGGAGTCGCGCATGCGCACCCGCGGCCAGGACAGCGAGGCGACGATCCGCCAGCGCCTGGACGCCGCGCGCGAGGAAATGTCGCATTACGGCGAGTTCGACTACGTCATCGTCAACGAAGTGTTCGACACCGCGGTCGAGGAAATGTGCGCGATCTTCCTGGCCAGCCGCCTGCGCCGCGAACCGCAGGTCGCCCGCCATTCCCGTCTGATCACCGCGCTGCTGGCCGACGAGGGCTGA
- the rdgB gene encoding RdgB/HAM1 family non-canonical purine NTP pyrophosphatase — protein sequence MRLVLASSNAGKLAELRDLLGDTGIELVAQTDLGVEDIEETGSTFVENALLKARHAAAVTGLPALADDSGICVDALGGAPGLYSARYAGQHGDAQANIDKLLAALKDVPDAQRGAHFYAVIVLLRHAGDPRPVIAEGIWHGRILHQRQGERGFGYQPVFYDTEYNVSAGEIDDALKNRVSHRARALAALRERLPEVAR from the coding sequence ATGAGATTAGTGCTGGCCAGCAGCAACGCCGGGAAACTGGCGGAGCTGCGCGACCTGCTCGGCGACACCGGCATCGAACTGGTGGCGCAAACGGATCTGGGGGTCGAGGACATCGAGGAAACCGGCAGCACGTTCGTCGAGAATGCGCTGCTCAAGGCCCGTCATGCGGCCGCGGTCACCGGGCTGCCCGCCCTGGCCGACGATTCCGGCATCTGCGTCGATGCGCTCGGCGGCGCCCCCGGCCTGTACTCGGCCCGCTACGCCGGCCAGCACGGCGACGCCCAGGCCAATATCGACAAACTGCTCGCCGCCCTCAAGGACGTGCCCGACGCCCAGCGCGGCGCGCACTTCTATGCGGTGATCGTGCTGCTGCGCCACGCCGGCGACCCGCGCCCGGTCATCGCCGAGGGCATCTGGCACGGTCGCATCCTGCACCAGCGCCAGGGCGAGCGCGGTTTCGGCTACCAGCCGGTGTTCTACGACACCGAATACAACGTGTCCGCCGGCGAGATCGACGACGCCCTCAAGAACCGCGTCAGCCACCGCGCCCGCGCCCTGGCGGCGCTGCGCGAGCGCCTGCCGGAGGTCGCCAGGTGA
- a CDS encoding YicC/YloC family endoribonuclease, whose protein sequence is MIRSMTAFASGERVTPWGTLGCELRSVNHRFLELGVRLADELRVLEPALRERISARISRGKLDLTLRLRAPEGGDALQLNPTRLRELSDLAIDLSARFPALRTEFTDLLQFPGVLQAPSTDPAELQAAALALLDSVLDEFVAAREREGGKLATVISERVDGIAAIAAEVRTLMPAIRTGQRAKLEARLADLAQPADNGRVEQELVLWLQKLDVDEELDRLDSHVVEARRVLKLREAVGRRLDFLLQEFNREANTLGSKSVDARSSAAAVELKVLIDQVREQIQNIE, encoded by the coding sequence ATGATTCGCAGCATGACTGCCTTCGCCAGCGGCGAACGCGTGACACCCTGGGGCACGCTCGGCTGCGAGTTGCGCTCGGTCAACCATCGTTTCCTCGAACTCGGGGTGCGCCTGGCCGACGAGCTGCGCGTGCTCGAACCGGCCCTGCGCGAGCGCATTTCCGCGCGCATCAGCCGCGGCAAGCTCGACCTGACCCTGCGCCTGCGCGCGCCCGAAGGCGGCGATGCGCTGCAGCTCAACCCGACCCGCCTGCGCGAACTCAGCGACCTGGCGATCGATCTGTCGGCGCGGTTCCCGGCGCTGCGCACCGAATTCACCGATCTGCTGCAGTTCCCCGGCGTGCTGCAGGCGCCGAGCACCGACCCGGCCGAGTTGCAGGCCGCGGCGCTGGCCCTGCTGGACAGCGTGCTCGACGAATTCGTCGCCGCGCGCGAACGCGAAGGCGGCAAGCTCGCGACGGTCATCAGCGAGCGCGTCGACGGCATCGCCGCGATCGCCGCCGAAGTGCGCACGCTGATGCCGGCGATCCGCACCGGCCAGCGCGCCAAGCTCGAGGCGCGGCTAGCCGATCTGGCCCAGCCGGCCGACAACGGCCGCGTCGAGCAGGAACTGGTGTTGTGGCTGCAGAAGCTCGACGTCGACGAAGAACTCGATCGCCTCGACTCGCACGTGGTCGAAGCGCGACGCGTGCTCAAGCTGCGCGAAGCGGTCGGCCGCCGCCTCGATTTCCTGCTGCAGGAATTCAATCGCGAAGCCAACACCCTGGGCTCCAAGTCGGTCGACGCGCGCAGCTCGGCGGCCGCGGTCGAACTCAAGGTGCTGATCGACCAGGTCCGCGAGCAGATCCAGAACATCGAGTAA
- the hemW gene encoding radical SAM family heme chaperone HemW: MSDTLTTPPLSLYVHLPWCVRKCPYCDFNSHEYKGGKGSALPYDAYVDALLADLEHDLPLVWGRPVHSVFFGGGTPSLFPPEFIDRFLQGASARLRFAPGCEITLETNPGTAEHGRFELYRGAGVNRLSFGIQSFDDGCLQRLGRIHDSREAEAAVKLAQDAGFDNLNLDLMYALPGQTLAMAERDLERAFALDPAHLSHYQLTLEPNTVFAARPPQGIPDEDSAWDIQEHCQALIAARGYEHYEVSAYARPQRRCAHNLNYWRYGDYLGIGAGAHGKITLGAEQAILRRWKHKHPTEYLAKAGSEAGIGGDDRIAPERRPFEYMLNVLRLVEGFSLADYEARTGLARAGIATQLQAAFDAGWLEQSGDRVRPTELGRRFTNDVVALFLPD; this comes from the coding sequence TTGAGCGATACCCTGACCACTCCGCCGTTGTCGCTGTACGTCCACCTGCCCTGGTGCGTGCGCAAATGCCCGTACTGCGATTTCAACTCGCACGAATACAAGGGCGGCAAGGGCAGCGCCCTGCCCTACGACGCCTACGTCGACGCCTTGCTGGCCGACCTGGAGCACGACCTGCCCTTGGTCTGGGGCCGGCCGGTGCACAGCGTGTTCTTCGGCGGCGGCACCCCGAGCCTGTTCCCGCCCGAGTTCATCGACCGCTTCCTGCAGGGCGCCAGCGCGCGCCTGCGCTTCGCGCCGGGCTGCGAAATCACTCTGGAAACCAACCCCGGCACCGCCGAGCACGGCCGTTTCGAGCTCTACCGCGGCGCTGGCGTGAACCGGCTCAGCTTCGGCATCCAGAGCTTCGACGACGGCTGCCTGCAGCGCCTGGGCCGCATCCACGACAGCCGCGAGGCCGAAGCCGCGGTCAAACTGGCGCAGGACGCCGGTTTCGACAACCTCAACCTCGACCTGATGTACGCCCTGCCCGGCCAGACCCTGGCGATGGCCGAGCGCGACCTGGAGCGGGCCTTCGCCCTCGACCCGGCCCACCTCTCGCATTACCAGCTGACCCTGGAACCCAATACCGTGTTCGCCGCGCGGCCGCCGCAGGGCATCCCCGACGAGGACAGCGCCTGGGACATCCAGGAGCATTGCCAGGCGCTGATCGCCGCGCGCGGCTACGAGCACTATGAGGTCAGCGCCTATGCGCGGCCGCAGCGCCGCTGTGCGCACAACCTCAATTACTGGCGCTACGGCGACTACCTGGGCATCGGCGCCGGCGCCCACGGCAAGATCACCCTCGGCGCCGAACAGGCGATCCTGCGGCGCTGGAAGCACAAGCACCCGACCGAGTACCTGGCCAAGGCCGGCAGCGAAGCCGGCATCGGCGGCGACGACCGCATCGCGCCGGAGCGGCGGCCGTTCGAGTACATGCTCAACGTGCTGCGCCTGGTCGAGGGCTTCTCGCTGGCCGACTACGAGGCCCGCACCGGGCTGGCCCGCGCCGGCATCGCCACGCAACTGCAGGCCGCCTTCGACGCCGGCTGGCTGGAGCAAAGCGGCGACCGGGTGCGCCCGACCGAGCTGGGGCGCCGCTTCACCAACGATGTGGTGGCGCTGTTCCTGCCCGACTGA
- the rpoZ gene encoding DNA-directed RNA polymerase subunit omega, with protein MARITVEDCLEVVDNRFELVMLAAKRARQLANGVEPQLDNSEANDKPTVLALREIAARQINPEYIDAVEKAERERKEREALEWAAAEVVADDDLSKSDD; from the coding sequence ATGGCCCGCATTACCGTCGAAGATTGCCTGGAAGTGGTCGATAACCGCTTCGAACTCGTCATGTTGGCCGCCAAGCGTGCGCGTCAGCTGGCCAACGGCGTCGAGCCGCAGCTGGACAACAGCGAAGCCAACGACAAGCCGACCGTGCTGGCACTGCGCGAAATTGCCGCGCGCCAGATCAACCCCGAATACATCGATGCGGTCGAGAAGGCCGAGCGCGAGCGCAAAGAGCGCGAAGCCCTGGAATGGGCCGCCGCCGAAGTGGTCGCCGACGACGATCTGTCGAAGAGCGACGACTGA
- a CDS encoding VOC family protein produces MNRSIGSIALVVADYDEAIAYYTQALGFVLLEDIDQGGGKRWVRVAPADGAQTALLLARAVGEEQASRIGNQTGGRVGFFLHTDDFRRDHAAMLGRGVRFMETPRVETYGTVAVFEDLYGNRWDLLELKA; encoded by the coding sequence ATGAATCGCAGCATCGGCAGCATCGCCCTCGTCGTCGCCGATTACGACGAAGCCATCGCTTACTACACCCAGGCACTGGGATTCGTCCTGCTCGAAGACATCGACCAGGGCGGCGGCAAACGCTGGGTCCGGGTCGCGCCCGCCGACGGCGCCCAGACCGCCCTGCTGCTGGCACGGGCGGTCGGCGAGGAACAAGCCTCGCGCATCGGCAACCAGACCGGCGGCCGGGTCGGCTTTTTCCTGCACACCGACGACTTCCGGCGCGACCACGCGGCGATGCTCGGGCGCGGCGTGCGCTTCATGGAAACTCCGCGCGTCGAGACCTACGGCACGGTCGCCGTGTTCGAAGACCTGTACGGTAATCGCTGGGATTTGCTGGAACTGAAAGCATGA
- a CDS encoding RidA family protein produces the protein MSREIIHTDQAPAAIGPYSQAVRVGDTVYLSGQIPLDPASGLVIEGDIEAQAHRAFRNLQAVCEAAGGSLADIARLGLFLTDLGAFGKVNAVMGEYFNPPYPARSTVEVSALPRGVAFEVDAVMVLR, from the coding sequence ATGTCTCGCGAAATCATCCACACCGATCAAGCTCCGGCCGCCATCGGCCCGTATTCGCAGGCCGTGCGCGTCGGCGATACGGTCTACCTTTCGGGCCAGATCCCGCTCGACCCGGCCAGCGGCCTGGTCATCGAGGGCGACATCGAAGCCCAGGCGCATCGCGCGTTCCGCAATCTGCAGGCGGTCTGCGAAGCCGCCGGCGGCTCGCTCGCCGACATCGCCCGCCTGGGCCTGTTCCTCACCGACCTCGGCGCCTTCGGCAAGGTCAACGCGGTGATGGGCGAGTACTTCAACCCGCCCTATCCGGCGCGCTCGACCGTCGAAGTGTCGGCGCTGCCGCGCGGCGTCGCGTTCGAAGTCGATGCGGTGATGGTGTTGCGCTAA
- a CDS encoding RelA/SpoT family protein, with amino-acid sequence MTPAEPALNTYPAVLDDTELPDYVRELELAAHYLPEAQRLQLRRAWSVGAAAHVGQTRKSGEPYITHPVAVAKVLAEQGLDVETLVAAILHDTIEDTPLTRECLATEFGPTVAELVDGVTKLDKLQFRDRQEAAAESFRKMLLAMARDLRVILIKLADRLHNMRTLGAQSAEARERIARETLEIYAPIAQRLGMNLIKAELQDLGFRALHPWRHAVIEKRIRTQPVVRRESLVQIEAHLAQRLAKEKLQHRLISRVKSPWSIYMKMHHEHKSFNQVMDVFGFRVVVRSVPDCYHALGVAHSAYKPLDARFRDFIAIPKANGYQSLHTVLFGPYGSPVEVQIRTEDMDLIAERGIAAHWSYKHGGEGPNSAQSRAHSWIASLVESQRSTGSSLEFLENVKVDLFPDEVYLFTPKGDIMSLPRNSTALDFAYAVHTDVGNRAVAARVDGKLVPLRTKLASGQRVEIITAKSSTPKPQWLEFVVSGKARTSIRQQLKQLEHEDAVQLGHRMLDRALEVLETSLDRTPALRLESYLAEYRYPRLEALLADIALGNRMPNQVALALAREVPGKSRGRAIDRPRLPEDKILITGAERGVISFANCCLPLPGDEIMGYHTAGKGIVVHRLDCPNVADYRKSPDRWVAIGWDRQVSGDFAAALRIEVDNRPGSLAQVAAAIAEAESNIDRVEYLERDANIAIMRFAIEVSDRRHLADVMRRVRRLAVVLGVQRM; translated from the coding sequence ATGACCCCTGCCGAGCCCGCGCTGAACACCTATCCCGCCGTTCTGGACGACACGGAGCTGCCGGACTATGTGCGCGAGCTCGAACTGGCCGCGCACTACCTGCCCGAAGCGCAGCGCCTGCAACTGCGTCGCGCCTGGTCGGTCGGCGCCGCCGCGCACGTGGGCCAGACCCGCAAGTCGGGCGAGCCCTACATCACCCATCCGGTCGCGGTCGCCAAGGTGCTGGCCGAACAGGGCCTGGACGTCGAGACCCTGGTCGCGGCGATCCTGCACGACACCATCGAAGACACGCCGCTGACCCGCGAATGCCTGGCGACCGAATTCGGCCCGACCGTGGCCGAACTGGTCGACGGCGTCACCAAGCTCGACAAGCTGCAGTTCCGCGACCGCCAGGAAGCGGCGGCCGAGAGCTTCCGCAAGATGCTGCTGGCGATGGCGCGCGATCTGCGCGTGATCCTGATCAAGCTCGCCGACCGTCTGCACAACATGCGCACGCTCGGCGCGCAGAGCGCCGAGGCGCGCGAGCGCATCGCCCGCGAGACCTTGGAGATCTACGCCCCGATCGCCCAGCGCCTGGGCATGAACCTGATCAAGGCCGAGCTGCAGGACCTGGGCTTTCGCGCCCTGCATCCGTGGCGCCACGCGGTCATCGAAAAACGCATCCGCACCCAGCCGGTGGTGCGGCGCGAGTCGCTGGTGCAGATCGAAGCGCACCTGGCCCAGCGCCTGGCGAAGGAGAAGCTTCAACACCGCTTGATCAGCCGGGTGAAGTCGCCGTGGAGCATCTACATGAAGATGCATCACGAGCATAAGAGCTTCAACCAGGTCATGGACGTGTTCGGCTTCCGCGTGGTCGTGCGCAGCGTGCCGGACTGTTACCACGCCCTGGGCGTGGCGCATTCGGCCTATAAACCGCTCGATGCGCGCTTCCGCGATTTCATCGCCATCCCCAAGGCCAACGGTTACCAGTCGCTGCACACGGTGTTGTTCGGCCCCTACGGCTCGCCGGTGGAAGTGCAGATCCGCACCGAGGACATGGACCTGATCGCCGAACGCGGCATCGCCGCGCACTGGTCCTACAAACACGGCGGCGAAGGCCCGAACAGCGCGCAGTCGCGCGCCCACAGCTGGATCGCCAGTCTGGTCGAGTCGCAGCGTTCGACCGGTTCGTCGCTGGAATTCCTTGAAAACGTCAAGGTCGACCTGTTCCCGGATGAGGTCTACCTGTTCACGCCGAAGGGCGACATCATGTCGCTGCCGCGCAATTCGACCGCGCTGGATTTCGCCTACGCGGTGCACACCGACGTCGGCAATCGCGCGGTCGCCGCACGCGTCGACGGCAAGTTGGTGCCGCTACGCACCAAGCTGGCCAGCGGCCAGCGCGTGGAGATCATCACCGCCAAGTCGTCGACGCCGAAGCCGCAGTGGCTCGAGTTCGTCGTCTCCGGCAAAGCGCGCACCTCGATCCGCCAGCAGCTCAAGCAGCTCGAACACGAGGACGCGGTGCAACTCGGACACCGCATGCTCGACCGCGCGCTGGAAGTGCTGGAGACCTCGCTGGACCGCACCCCGGCGCTGCGCCTGGAAAGCTACCTCGCCGAGTATCGCTATCCGCGCCTGGAGGCGTTGTTGGCCGATATCGCGCTCGGCAACCGCATGCCGAACCAGGTCGCCCTGGCGCTGGCGCGCGAGGTGCCCGGCAAGTCGCGCGGGCGCGCCATCGACCGCCCGCGCCTGCCCGAGGACAAGATCCTGATCACCGGTGCCGAGCGCGGGGTGATCAGTTTCGCCAACTGTTGCCTGCCGTTGCCGGGCGACGAAATCATGGGCTACCACACCGCCGGCAAGGGCATCGTGGTCCATCGGCTGGATTGCCCGAACGTCGCCGACTACCGCAAGTCGCCCGACCGCTGGGTCGCGATCGGTTGGGATCGCCAGGTCTCCGGCGACTTCGCCGCCGCCTTGCGCATCGAAGTCGACAACCGCCCCGGCTCGCTGGCCCAGGTCGCCGCGGCGATCGCCGAGGCCGAGTCCAACATCGACCGCGTCGAATATCTGGAGCGCGACGCCAACATCGCGATCATGCGTTTCGCCATCGAAGTCAGCGATCGCCGCCACCTGGCCGACGTGATGCGCCGCGTGCGCAGACTGGCGGTGGTGCTGGGCGTGCAGCGGATGTAG
- a CDS encoding DUF1631 family protein, producing MSATFDPLDASLPRATLATAALPRRVRRLLEQLYALISDETAPQLERMLAEFEQQLFRQADQARNPSLQSGYLETLRLVRLRRADLIPRYLVALETALTRVRQPVAPRSQAAAVPNFSELRLVDDSEIDENTVLRSIASRHESRAGLGLLLLGQRFGVLAGAPAFDAERLPVGPHRLIRIFADVCLPLQIGQESRLDLFRVFDQQVMLGYAQMVEAMNALLARENVLPGLSFVPLRARPNAMPQGEAVAADAMRREPAPDKNRGTHAGPSPSARPDDERPHTAWPGQQAVARAPDATDFATLQQWLGERRELVDKLRPRGGVAVPAAAMDTAEVLSVLNRLKDELPRGPQPLRKIAELRQSLLERSEPPPGTVAALSRDDGDVFDLLDMLYDEIEQRLRGDVTISTLLNRLQAPLLHAALQDRSLLEQTEHPALQLLNTVAEAGARWTPSEDVDPQLHEPLRQAVDHVVEHYDSGADVFDTANLRLQEQLQNLARKAEVSERRHVEAARGKEKLEMAKRLASEAIEQHTAEQRLPRFVQALLNQAWADVLTLTLLRHGEDSEAWQRQLETTRQIVSGNRTGADAPMPCGLDADIEHALTQVGYHGDDARAISRQLTVGPALEDDAASRTELAMKLRSRSRLGEDAGPARSTLPARNDDEQRCWEQIRTLPFGTWFEFVQNQQGDAVRRRLSWFSPVTDNALFVNQRGQRVGEQSLDSLARMMARGQARVVVEERSRLVDRAWHATLDVLRGFGGKRPADPAGA from the coding sequence ATGTCCGCCACGTTTGATCCTCTGGACGCCTCGCTGCCGCGGGCCACCCTGGCCACGGCCGCGCTGCCCCGTCGCGTGCGCCGATTGCTGGAGCAGTTGTACGCCCTGATCTCCGACGAAACCGCGCCGCAACTGGAACGGATGCTGGCCGAGTTCGAGCAGCAGCTGTTCCGCCAGGCCGACCAGGCCCGCAATCCGAGCCTGCAATCGGGTTATCTGGAAACCCTGCGCCTGGTCCGGCTGCGCCGCGCCGACCTGATCCCGCGCTATCTGGTCGCGCTGGAAACCGCGCTGACCCGCGTGCGCCAGCCGGTCGCGCCGCGTTCGCAAGCGGCGGCCGTGCCCAATTTCAGCGAGTTGCGGCTGGTCGACGACAGCGAGATCGACGAGAACACGGTGCTGCGCAGCATCGCCAGCCGCCACGAATCGCGCGCCGGCCTCGGCCTGCTGCTGCTCGGCCAACGCTTCGGCGTGCTCGCCGGTGCACCGGCCTTCGATGCCGAACGCCTGCCGGTCGGCCCGCACCGCCTGATCCGGATCTTCGCCGACGTCTGCCTGCCCCTGCAGATCGGCCAGGAGTCGCGCCTGGACCTGTTCCGCGTGTTCGACCAGCAGGTGATGCTGGGCTACGCGCAGATGGTCGAGGCCATGAACGCCCTGCTCGCGCGCGAGAACGTGCTGCCGGGCCTGTCGTTCGTGCCGCTGCGCGCGCGTCCCAACGCCATGCCCCAGGGCGAAGCCGTGGCCGCCGACGCCATGCGCCGCGAACCGGCGCCCGACAAGAACCGCGGTACGCATGCGGGGCCGTCGCCCTCGGCGCGGCCCGACGACGAGCGTCCGCACACCGCCTGGCCGGGCCAGCAAGCGGTGGCGCGGGCACCGGACGCAACCGATTTCGCGACCCTGCAGCAATGGCTCGGCGAGCGCCGCGAACTGGTCGACAAGCTGCGTCCGCGCGGCGGGGTCGCCGTGCCGGCCGCGGCGATGGACACCGCCGAGGTGTTGTCGGTGCTGAACCGGCTCAAGGACGAACTGCCGCGCGGCCCGCAGCCGTTGCGCAAGATCGCCGAGCTGCGCCAGTCGCTGCTGGAACGCAGCGAACCCCCGCCGGGCACGGTCGCCGCGCTGTCGCGCGACGACGGCGACGTCTTCGACCTGCTCGACATGCTGTACGACGAGATCGAGCAACGCCTGCGCGGCGACGTGACGATTTCGACCCTGCTCAACCGCCTGCAGGCGCCCTTGCTGCATGCCGCGCTGCAGGACCGCAGCCTGCTCGAGCAGACCGAGCACCCGGCACTGCAACTGCTCAACACGGTCGCCGAAGCCGGCGCGCGCTGGACCCCGAGCGAAGACGTCGACCCGCAATTGCACGAGCCCTTGCGCCAGGCCGTCGACCACGTGGTCGAGCACTACGATTCCGGCGCGGACGTGTTCGATACCGCCAACCTGCGTTTGCAGGAACAGTTGCAGAACCTCGCGCGCAAGGCCGAAGTCTCCGAACGGCGCCACGTCGAAGCCGCGCGCGGCAAGGAAAAGCTCGAAATGGCCAAGCGCCTGGCCAGCGAAGCGATCGAACAGCACACCGCCGAACAGCGCCTGCCGCGTTTCGTCCAGGCCCTGCTCAACCAGGCCTGGGCCGACGTGCTCACCCTGACCTTGTTGCGCCACGGCGAAGACTCCGAAGCCTGGCAGCGGCAGCTGGAAACCACCCGCCAGATCGTCTCGGGCAACCGCACCGGCGCCGACGCGCCGATGCCGTGCGGCCTCGACGCGGACATCGAACACGCGCTGACCCAGGTCGGTTATCACGGCGACGACGCCCGCGCGATTTCGCGCCAGCTCACGGTCGGCCCGGCGCTCGAGGACGACGCCGCCTCGCGCACCGAGCTGGCGATGAAACTGCGCTCGCGCAGCCGCCTCGGCGAAGACGCCGGGCCGGCCCGTTCGACCCTGCCCGCGCGCAACGACGACGAGCAGCGCTGCTGGGAACAGATCCGCACCCTGCCGTTCGGCACCTGGTTCGAATTCGTGCAGAACCAACAGGGCGACGCGGTACGCCGGCGCCTGTCGTGGTTCAGCCCGGTCACCGACAACGCCTTGTTCGTCAATCAGCGCGGCCAGCGCGTCGGCGAACAGTCGCTCGACAGCCTCGCCCGGATGATGGCGCGCGGCCAGGCGCGGGTGGTCGTCGAGGAACGCAGCCGCCTGGTCGATCGCGCCTGGCACGCCACGCTCGACGTGCTGCGCGGCTTCGGCGGCAAACGCCCGGCCGATCCGGCCGGCGCATGA
- a CDS encoding AraC family transcriptional regulator, with the protein MRQPSDQDSAKSDIALMSPNLLWGLLETADRIGAPSDDWFAGTGLSRAQVSDPGVRLPNRPTAIVIDRALRVLPETIGLDIGRSQHVGNFGLLGLAMTTAATFGEALQIGLRFTPVVGSLMRFVESASESGTVALAGQMTLTYPSIHRFVCEEFFSSCLALARGLVGEGLRPLRIEFSYPAPDYATHYRDVFDCPVAFEQPQDRLVLDAQWLAAPLPTHNPIASRQVLALCEAQMPEGAVPGEVTAAVERLLRAQLPQDPKLAGIAAQLHVSERTLRRQLTGEGTSFHEIHDRLRIDHAYALLRERNLTIASVGAAIGYKDPRDFRRAFKRLTGETPRALRERLLAEIARERR; encoded by the coding sequence ATGCGTCAGCCATCCGACCAGGACAGCGCCAAATCCGACATCGCCTTGATGTCGCCGAACCTGCTGTGGGGCTTGCTCGAGACCGCGGACCGGATCGGCGCGCCGAGCGACGACTGGTTCGCCGGCACCGGCCTGAGCCGCGCTCAGGTCAGCGACCCGGGCGTGCGCCTGCCCAACCGGCCGACCGCGATCGTGATCGACCGGGCCCTGCGCGTGCTGCCCGAGACCATCGGCCTGGACATCGGCCGCAGCCAGCACGTCGGCAACTTCGGCCTGCTCGGCCTGGCGATGACGACCGCGGCGACCTTCGGCGAGGCCCTGCAGATCGGCCTGCGCTTCACCCCGGTGGTCGGCAGCCTGATGCGTTTCGTCGAAAGCGCCTCGGAATCCGGCACGGTCGCCCTGGCCGGGCAGATGACCCTGACCTATCCCTCGATCCACCGCTTCGTCTGCGAGGAATTCTTCAGCAGTTGCCTCGCCCTCGCCCGCGGCCTGGTCGGCGAAGGCCTGCGGCCATTGCGCATCGAATTCAGTTACCCCGCGCCCGACTACGCCACGCACTATCGCGACGTGTTCGACTGCCCGGTCGCGTTCGAGCAACCGCAGGACCGATTGGTGCTCGACGCGCAATGGTTGGCGGCGCCGCTGCCGACCCATAACCCGATCGCCTCGCGTCAGGTACTGGCCCTGTGCGAAGCGCAGATGCCGGAAGGCGCGGTGCCCGGCGAGGTCACCGCCGCGGTAGAGCGCCTGCTGCGCGCGCAACTGCCGCAGGACCCCAAGCTCGCCGGCATCGCCGCGCAGTTGCACGTCAGCGAGCGCACCCTGCGCCGGCAGCTGACCGGCGAAGGCACCAGCTTCCACGAGATCCACGACCGCCTGCGCATCGACCACGCCTATGCGCTGCTGCGCGAACGCAACCTGACCATCGCCAGCGTCGGCGCCGCCATCGGCTACAAGGACCCGCGCGATTTCCGCCGCGCCTTCAAGCGCCTGACCGGCGAAACCCCGCGCGCCCTGCGCGAACGCCTGTTGGCCGAGATCGCGCGCGAGCGCAGGTAG
- the rph gene encoding ribonuclease PH: MTGPNAAPNEAPTGPLVRPSGRTAGQMREVRIERSFTRHAEGSVLVSFGETRVLCTASVENKVPSFLRGKGEGWVTAEYGMLPRATHTRSDREAARGKQGGRTLEIQRLIGRALRACIDRKALGERTITLDCDVLQADGGTRTAAITGAYVALVDAVRWLQSRREIARDPIFGAVAAVSVGVYRGVPVLDLDYAEDSDCDTDMNVVMNDGGGFIELQGTAEGHAFRREELDGLLGLAEAGIAELILKQREALAV, encoded by the coding sequence ATGACCGGTCCCAACGCCGCCCCCAACGAGGCCCCGACCGGCCCCCTCGTCCGTCCCAGCGGCCGTACCGCGGGCCAAATGCGCGAAGTCCGCATCGAGCGCAGCTTCACCCGCCACGCCGAGGGCTCGGTGCTGGTCAGCTTCGGCGAGACCCGGGTGCTGTGCACCGCCAGCGTCGAAAACAAGGTGCCCTCGTTCCTGCGCGGCAAGGGCGAAGGCTGGGTCACGGCCGAATACGGCATGCTGCCGCGCGCGACCCACACCCGCAGCGATCGCGAGGCCGCGCGCGGCAAGCAAGGCGGCCGCACTCTGGAAATCCAGCGTCTGATCGGCCGCGCCCTGCGCGCCTGCATCGACCGCAAGGCGCTCGGCGAGCGCACCATCACCCTGGATTGCGACGTCCTGCAAGCCGACGGCGGCACCCGCACCGCGGCGATCACCGGCGCCTACGTGGCCCTGGTCGACGCGGTGCGCTGGCTGCAGTCGCGCCGCGAAATCGCCCGCGATCCGATCTTCGGCGCGGTCGCCGCGGTCTCGGTCGGCGTCTACCGCGGCGTGCCGGTGCTGGATCTGGATTACGCCGAAGACAGCGATTGCGACACCGACATGAACGTGGTCATGAACGACGGCGGCGGCTTCATCGAGCTGCAGGGCACCGCCGAAGGCCACGCCTTCCGCCGCGAAGAGCTCGACGGCCTGCTGGGCCTGGCCGAAGCCGGCATCGCCGAGCTGATCCTCAAGCAGCGCGAGGCGCTGGCGGTCTGA